The proteins below come from a single Priestia megaterium NBRC 15308 = ATCC 14581 genomic window:
- a CDS encoding DUF6262 family protein produces the protein MANFEREEQLRQLHKQRKQATKDKVEEAIKRLIKSSKAINFNSVAKEAGVAKATLYNHIELKERIDFLRNQQEKAFVDDRIKRDENNQNAVISSLKRRIEKLEKKNQQLEKENRELRQKENEKLTDYFTKL, from the coding sequence ATGGCTAATTTTGAACGTGAGGAGCAACTACGGCAACTACATAAACAGCGAAAACAAGCAACTAAAGATAAAGTTGAGGAGGCTATTAAACGTCTTATAAAGAGTTCTAAAGCAATAAACTTTAATAGTGTGGCAAAAGAAGCAGGTGTAGCGAAAGCTACCCTATACAATCATATAGAACTCAAAGAGCGCATTGATTTCTTGCGAAATCAACAAGAAAAAGCATTTGTGGATGATAGAATTAAACGGGATGAAAATAATCAGAACGCGGTCATCTCTTCCCTCAAAAGAAGAATTGAAAAGTTAGAGAAAAAAAATCAACAATTAGAAAAAGAAAATAGAGAGTTGCGCCAAAAAGAAAATGAAAAGCTCACCGATTACTTTACAAAGTTATAA